GCCAGTAAAAAATTGCCAATTGAAGAGAAGGAATCCTATCGGTGGCTTGAAGCCATTGATAAGACAAGGAGTTTATTGAATCAAAGCTCGCATTTTACGTTTATTTCTGATCGGGAAAGTGATATCTATCAATTATGGAGCAAAATACCCGATGAAAAGACGGATCTTATCATCCGGGCCAGAGGTGACCGTTTACTCTTTGATCAACCATTAACCATGATTGAATCACTCGATAAGGATGATATAGCAGGGAGTTTTAGGATAGAGTTAAAAGGAGATACCCGGGTGAATAAGAGTAAACGTACAGCACTTTTACATGTTAAATTCAAAGAGGTATTGATAAAAAAAGCAAAGGGATTATCCCTAAATCATGATGTAAGTGAGAATGTTTCATTGATGTTGGTTGAAGCCAAAGAGGACCCATCAACCTGTAAAGAGGGACAGACTCCTGTTCATTGGTTGCTGTTAACAACACATGATGTAAGAACCTTTGAACAAGCATGTAATATCATAATTTGGTACTGCTTTCGCTGGCAGATAGAACAATTTTTCAGGATTACAAAATTACAAGGAATCAATCTTGAAGCTAGTCAACTAGAAACGGGTGTAGCTTTAAAAAAACTTGGACTCATAGGGTTCGCTGCAGCTCTGAAAATACTACAGCTAAGCTTGGCAAGAGATGGAACACATAACGATCATGCGAATAAATATTTCAGTACCCAAGAAATACAAGTATTAGGATTACTTGATAAAAAACTGA
This genomic stretch from Bacteroidota bacterium harbors:
- a CDS encoding IS4 family transposase — translated: MDFIDVSNLPDKRLQNQSRKMVTLLQNNQCSIINRSYGSQRDKIGGYRFLNNIKIEEEHLIKALNIQCQLNCGKKHIIGIQDTSEYNYAHHRKRIKDGSLGVVGNNRDLGYFAHVMVLFDAETHLPQGISYCKLWSREPERKTRDHEASKKLPIEEKESYRWLEAIDKTRSLLNQSSHFTFISDRESDIYQLWSKIPDEKTDLIIRARGDRLLFDQPLTMIESLDKDDIAGSFRIELKGDTRVNKSKRTALLHVKFKEVLIKKAKGLSLNHDVSENVSLMLVEAKEDPSTCKEGQTPVHWLLLTTHDVRTFEQACNIIIWYCFRWQIEQFFRITKLQGINLEASQLETGVALKKLGLIGFAAALKILQLSLARDGTHNDHANKYFSTQEIQVLGLLDKKLRGTTIKQQNPHSKCTLAWAAWVIARLGGYSGYASQSPPGPMTFKWGLDKFNQIVEAYYLFGIDVYKE